The following proteins are encoded in a genomic region of Paenibacillus sp. FSL H3-0469:
- the lysS gene encoding lysine--tRNA ligase, whose amino-acid sequence MHWAEKMANRLIAEHPQRQTYVCASGISPSGSVHIGNFREVVTTAFVAKALRRAGKEVRFIFSWDDFDRFRKVPAHIDPRFAQYIGLPYSQVPCPYGCHASYAAHFESEFERALQVFEIEPEFIYQSREYQSGRYNPQILHALRRRGEIYDILMSFKTGGSSAEERAAFYPIHLYCGQCGKDSATILDYDNTAETVAYRCGCGHCDTIHIPQADNIKLHWKIDWPMRWQQEQVVFEPGGRDHSSETGSYNVAAVIAEQIFGYSPPLYEPYEFISIKGSFAKMSSSSGHNYTPDDLLEVYAPENILFLFAKYQPNAAFHIGLDEDVLRNYAEFERYAAGARAGTLTGDLAAALELSLLSDSPVSAGTTVSFGQVASLLPLINFDRDKLRELFTRNGEKIDELRLQRVADRAEYWIRNWMPHKMVTIQTTPNYAYYHSLTGVELRWLRSLCSLLRSRELDETQRMTEIYAICQHEDKKTMRYQQKRLFTIVYQLVLGAEEGPRLPWLIQAAGTERMLNLLDL is encoded by the coding sequence ATGCATTGGGCAGAAAAAATGGCAAACCGGTTAATCGCGGAGCATCCGCAGCGGCAGACATATGTATGTGCATCCGGGATCAGTCCGTCCGGGTCCGTTCATATCGGGAATTTCCGCGAGGTGGTAACGACTGCATTTGTGGCGAAGGCGCTGCGGCGGGCGGGGAAGGAGGTGCGGTTTATTTTCTCATGGGATGACTTCGACCGGTTCCGTAAAGTTCCGGCCCATATCGATCCCCGCTTCGCGCAGTATATTGGGCTTCCTTATTCGCAGGTGCCTTGTCCGTATGGCTGTCATGCTTCGTATGCGGCCCATTTCGAGTCGGAATTCGAGCGGGCGCTTCAGGTATTTGAGATTGAGCCGGAGTTCATTTATCAGAGCCGGGAATATCAGTCAGGCCGTTATAATCCGCAAATTCTGCACGCCCTGCGCCGCCGGGGAGAGATCTACGATATTCTGATGTCTTTTAAAACAGGCGGGAGTTCAGCAGAGGAACGGGCAGCATTCTATCCCATCCATCTCTATTGCGGGCAATGCGGCAAGGACTCGGCCACCATTCTGGATTACGACAATACGGCGGAGACGGTGGCTTACCGCTGCGGCTGCGGTCATTGCGATACCATACATATTCCGCAGGCGGACAATATCAAGCTGCACTGGAAAATCGACTGGCCGATGCGCTGGCAGCAGGAGCAAGTCGTATTCGAGCCGGGCGGCCGGGACCATTCGTCAGAGACAGGGAGCTATAATGTGGCTGCGGTAATCGCAGAGCAGATCTTCGGGTATTCACCGCCGTTGTATGAGCCATATGAATTCATCAGCATCAAAGGCAGCTTTGCCAAAATGTCCAGCTCCTCCGGGCATAATTACACTCCGGATGATCTGCTAGAGGTCTACGCTCCTGAGAACATCCTGTTCCTGTTCGCTAAATACCAGCCGAATGCTGCCTTCCATATCGGGCTGGATGAGGATGTGCTGCGAAATTATGCGGAGTTCGAGCGGTATGCTGCGGGAGCACGGGCAGGTACATTAACGGGCGATCTGGCGGCTGCGCTGGAGCTGTCACTGCTAAGCGACTCCCCGGTAAGTGCTGGAACTACCGTTAGCTTCGGCCAGGTAGCCAGTCTGCTTCCCTTAATCAACTTCGACAGGGACAAGCTCCGGGAGTTGTTCACCAGAAATGGTGAGAAAATTGATGAACTCCGCTTGCAGAGGGTGGCAGACCGTGCAGAGTACTGGATCAGAAACTGGATGCCGCACAAGATGGTAACGATTCAGACCACGCCCAACTATGCGTATTATCATTCCCTTACCGGAGTGGAGCTCAGATGGCTGCGGAGCTTGTGCAGTCTGCTGCGGAGCAGGGAGCTGGACGAGACACAGCGGATGACCGAAATCTACGCCATTTGTCAGCATGAAGACAAGAAGACGATGCGCTACCAGCAAAAAAGACTGTTCACCATTGTTTATCAGCTGGTGCTTGGTGCAGAGGAGGGTCCGCGTCTGCCCTGGCTAATCCAGGCTGCCGGGACAGAGCGGATGCTGAACTTGCTTGATTTGTGA
- a CDS encoding GNAT family N-acetyltransferase, with protein sequence MLAIVVDEEGNCWIPALMIDEHHQGQGYGRQAMVKLIEHMRNEGCTRLMIGHRPGNRIAGLLYDSLGFQKVSEELCDGEVVRCLELNYK encoded by the coding sequence GTGCTTGCAATTGTAGTCGATGAGGAGGGTAACTGCTGGATACCAGCCCTTATGATTGATGAGCATCATCAAGGACAGGGTTATGGCAGACAAGCAATGGTGAAATTAATCGAGCATATGCGAAATGAAGGGTGTACCCGATTAATGATCGGGCATAGACCCGGCAATCGGATTGCCGGATTGTTGTATGATTCGTTAGGATTCCAAAAGGTCAGTGAAGAGTTATGTGATGGTGAGGTTGTACGATGTTTGGAGCTTAATTACAAATAG
- a CDS encoding phosphodiester glycosidase family protein, producing MLGRISEVSSLPQRSTVRKKKKPAPKRKKRGFFRTLFRVFMVCFILVIAAGGWLYFAPSAKNTRFLIADTLITTQHRHWAKYIIGEEELKHRVSDYTKRFEEMGDEVDTHEIKPEPVKEAEHTPLVQVEEVSGSGYSGYVMIVNDPKKVRLGVPSKIGSGEKVSSMVQRTGAIAGVNGGGFADPNWKGNGFKPIGLVISQGKLFYNGLGGKKSTQIVGIDKEGKMVAGNYTLDQLSKMGVQEAVSFQPRIIVNGKGQIKNAAEGWGIAPRTAMGQRADGALIFVVIDGRQPGYSIGANLYDVQQIMLKHGAVIAANLDGGSSTVLVKDNEIVNKPSSQYGERYLPTAFLVFDDPENAKIKNIWEGLDPAKIDAGKKRTQ from the coding sequence ATGTTAGGGAGGATTTCAGAAGTGAGCTCTTTACCACAACGTTCTACTGTCCGCAAGAAGAAGAAGCCAGCGCCCAAGCGCAAGAAAAGAGGTTTCTTCCGTACACTCTTCAGGGTGTTCATGGTCTGTTTCATTCTGGTTATAGCAGCCGGAGGCTGGCTCTATTTCGCACCGTCGGCCAAGAATACGCGCTTCCTGATCGCAGATACGCTGATTACGACTCAACACCGGCATTGGGCCAAATATATTATCGGCGAAGAAGAGCTGAAGCACCGCGTCAGCGATTATACCAAGCGCTTCGAGGAGATGGGCGACGAGGTAGACACCCATGAGATCAAGCCTGAGCCTGTAAAGGAAGCGGAGCATACACCACTGGTCCAGGTTGAAGAGGTTTCGGGCAGCGGCTATAGCGGCTATGTCATGATTGTGAACGACCCCAAGAAGGTGCGCCTGGGTGTGCCGAGCAAAATCGGCTCCGGGGAAAAGGTATCCAGCATGGTGCAGCGGACGGGGGCTATCGCCGGGGTGAACGGCGGCGGCTTCGCCGATCCGAACTGGAAGGGCAACGGCTTCAAGCCGATCGGGCTGGTGATCTCGCAAGGGAAGCTGTTCTACAATGGATTGGGCGGCAAGAAGTCCACTCAGATTGTCGGCATTGATAAAGAAGGTAAAATGGTCGCCGGTAACTACACTCTGGATCAGCTCAGCAAGATGGGGGTGCAGGAGGCGGTTTCTTTTCAGCCGCGGATTATCGTGAACGGGAAAGGCCAGATCAAGAATGCCGCCGAAGGCTGGGGCATCGCGCCAAGAACAGCTATGGGTCAACGGGCAGACGGTGCGCTCATCTTCGTAGTCATTGACGGGCGGCAGCCGGGCTACAGTATCGGGGCGAACCTGTATGATGTGCAGCAGATTATGCTGAAGCATGGGGCGGTCATCGCGGCCAATCTGGACGGGGGATCTTCGACAGTGCTGGTGAAGGACAATGAGATTGTCAACAAGCCCTCTTCGCAGTATGGGGAGCGTTACTTGCCAACGGCATTCCTGGTATTCGATGACCCTGAGAACGCGAAGATCAAGAATATCTGGGAAGGGCTGGACCCGGCCAAAATCGACGCAGGCAAGAAGCGCACCCAGTAA
- a CDS encoding TSUP family transporter, which produces MEDWTLSMVLILVVCGFLAGLIDSVVGGGGLIAIPALLSVGIPLHLLLGSSKLAGSMCSLTSTASFVRSGKINFKLVRTLIPLSVIGAMAGTLTVRQVPSEFLKPLVIVMLIVITLYTLFKKSWGDISTFSAKNGRLRLAGSMAALVIGFYDGFFGPGTGSFLIFAFLMMGFEFVTAAGNAKILNFASNITSLLTFIVLGSVSYTHGLILGIPMVIGAIVGSRIAIRKGAAYIRPLFITVTVILIGKQIWDTMH; this is translated from the coding sequence ATGGAAGACTGGACGCTCAGTATGGTTCTTATATTGGTGGTATGCGGATTTCTGGCCGGGTTAATTGACTCTGTAGTGGGCGGCGGCGGTCTGATCGCGATTCCGGCCCTGCTGTCGGTAGGTATCCCGCTTCACCTGCTGCTTGGCAGCAGCAAATTGGCTGGATCGATGTGCTCGCTGACCAGCACCGCCTCGTTCGTGCGTTCCGGCAAAATCAATTTCAAACTGGTCCGCACCCTCATCCCGTTATCCGTCATTGGCGCGATGGCCGGTACGCTGACTGTCCGTCAGGTGCCTTCCGAGTTCCTGAAGCCGCTGGTGATCGTGATGCTGATCGTAATTACCCTCTATACCTTGTTCAAAAAATCCTGGGGAGATATCTCCACCTTCTCCGCGAAAAACGGCAGGCTGCGCCTGGCCGGAAGCATGGCGGCACTGGTTATCGGCTTCTATGACGGGTTCTTCGGCCCGGGAACGGGGTCGTTTCTGATTTTCGCTTTTCTGATGATGGGGTTCGAATTTGTAACCGCCGCAGGCAATGCCAAAATCCTCAACTTCGCCAGCAATATCACAAGCCTGCTTACGTTCATTGTCTTGGGCTCTGTCAGCTATACTCACGGGCTGATTCTTGGGATTCCGATGGTCATCGGAGCCATTGTCGGCTCCCGGATAGCCATCCGCAAAGGGGCGGCGTACATTCGTCCGTTATTCATTACAGTCACTGTTATATTGATCGGCAAGCAGATATGGGATACGATGCATTAA
- a CDS encoding LysR family transcriptional regulator, which yields MTLQQLRYAIEIANSGSMNEAAKRLFVSQPSLSNAIKELENELGITIFERNNRGISISAEGMEFLGYARQIIEQTEFMENRYTGKKRSPIYFSVSTQHYAFVTDAFVKLMKESKVQEYNFSLRETQTYEIIEDVRTLRSDIGILYINESNYKIMNKLFSDGNLKFTPLFNTNPHVYVRAGHVLAAKEWITAEDIHPYPYITFEQGDNNSLHFSEEMLSFTQIEKNIKVTDRATLTHLLLGSDSYTVGTGIMASELDDAGLITIPFDSKEVFSVGWIAHKDRKPSEIMSTYIDILNDLVSGNAFELESFLL from the coding sequence TTGACTTTGCAGCAGCTCCGCTATGCGATTGAGATTGCGAACAGCGGCTCTATGAATGAAGCGGCCAAACGGCTATTTGTGTCACAGCCCAGCCTCTCGAATGCTATCAAGGAGCTGGAGAACGAGCTGGGCATTACGATTTTTGAACGGAATAACCGGGGAATCAGCATCTCGGCGGAAGGTATGGAATTCCTGGGCTACGCCCGGCAGATTATTGAGCAGACCGAATTCATGGAGAACCGCTATACCGGCAAGAAGCGCAGCCCGATCTATTTCTCGGTATCTACACAGCATTATGCGTTTGTTACGGATGCTTTTGTGAAGCTGATGAAGGAGAGCAAGGTGCAGGAATACAATTTCAGCCTGAGAGAGACGCAGACCTATGAGATCATCGAGGATGTGCGTACCCTGCGCAGCGACATCGGGATTCTGTATATCAACGAGAGCAACTACAAGATCATGAACAAGCTGTTCAGTGACGGGAACCTGAAGTTTACCCCGCTGTTCAATACGAATCCGCATGTCTATGTGCGGGCAGGGCATGTGTTGGCTGCAAAAGAGTGGATCACGGCGGAGGACATTCATCCGTATCCTTACATTACTTTTGAGCAGGGGGACAACAATTCGCTGCATTTCTCGGAAGAGATGCTTAGCTTCACACAGATTGAGAAGAATATTAAGGTGACCGACCGGGCCACGCTGACTCATTTGCTGCTCGGAAGCGATTCGTATACTGTGGGGACCGGGATTATGGCCTCTGAGCTGGATGATGCGGGGCTGATCACGATTCCTTTTGACAGCAAGGAAGTGTTCTCTGTCGGCTGGATCGCCCACAAGGACCGCAAACCGAGTGAAATTATGTCTACATATATCGATATTCTGAATGATCTGGTGTCGGGTAATGCTTTCGAGCTTGAATCTTTCTTATTATAA
- a CDS encoding NUDIX domain-containing protein: MEVFRFVSVVHVFLIQEGQVLLLRRANTGHHDGEYGLPAGKLDGGEPLHTAAIREVREECGAVIAPAGLTLIGTMHLRTSGDERVDFFFKAEQWSGEICNMEPDKCDDVSWFPVDALPENIIPFVQEAWNTFRDGVWYAAHGWN, encoded by the coding sequence ATGGAAGTCTTTCGATTCGTGAGTGTGGTTCATGTGTTTTTGATTCAGGAAGGGCAAGTCCTGCTGCTGCGGCGCGCGAATACGGGACATCATGACGGGGAGTATGGGCTGCCTGCCGGGAAGCTGGATGGCGGCGAGCCGCTTCATACCGCCGCCATCCGTGAGGTCCGGGAAGAATGCGGTGCTGTTATAGCTCCCGCCGGGCTTACCCTGATCGGAACGATGCACCTGCGTACCTCCGGGGATGAGCGGGTGGATTTCTTTTTCAAGGCGGAGCAGTGGAGCGGAGAGATCTGCAACATGGAGCCGGACAAATGTGATGACGTAAGCTGGTTCCCGGTGGATGCGCTGCCGGAGAATATCATCCCGTTCGTACAGGAGGCGTGGAATACATTCAGGGATGGCGTCTGGTATGCTGCTCACGGATGGAATTAG
- a CDS encoding GNAT family N-acetyltransferase, producing the protein MEIKLIHKEEVWKLRHEVMWPEREPDYIKLADDDQGKHYGLYVGGRLVSVLSLFINGTEAQFRKFATLELEQGQGYGSKLLNTVLAEAEQAGVQRIFCNARTYKAGFYKKFGMQPTDEVFSTGGKDYVVMEKFFGPGTDANGGA; encoded by the coding sequence ATGGAGATCAAGCTTATACATAAGGAAGAAGTCTGGAAGCTGAGGCATGAAGTGATGTGGCCTGAGCGGGAGCCGGATTATATTAAGCTGGCAGATGACGATCAGGGCAAGCATTACGGGCTGTACGTGGGAGGTCGTCTGGTATCGGTGTTATCCCTGTTCATCAATGGAACAGAAGCACAATTCCGCAAGTTCGCTACCCTGGAGCTGGAGCAAGGCCAGGGCTACGGCAGCAAACTGCTGAATACGGTCCTTGCGGAGGCGGAACAGGCGGGGGTGCAGCGGATTTTCTGTAATGCCAGAACCTACAAGGCAGGCTTCTACAAGAAGTTCGGAATGCAGCCAACCGATGAAGTGTTCAGCACAGGCGGCAAGGATTACGTGGTCATGGAGAAGTTCTTCGGACCTGGAACAGATGCGAATGGGGGAGCGTAA
- a CDS encoding DUF4303 domain-containing protein, whose translation MNAFLTEFEQRIREDFVADLEAILEETAHEKVYVCAVGTDSDFVTLFLAVNTEQSLARHIADMTSEGLCEDAETELYYKWGISEFQYGEHSHFNHISRFLYAQDNVYQYKDEMVKIIAKVVNETKDDIFTKYNQTKEDITFFVSMTDDELAEELENESVALMTNHKLVPEFLARYDAES comes from the coding sequence ATGAACGCTTTTCTAACTGAATTTGAACAACGGATTCGCGAGGACTTTGTGGCTGACCTTGAAGCGATTTTAGAGGAAACAGCACATGAGAAGGTGTATGTCTGCGCAGTAGGGACGGATAGCGACTTTGTCACTCTGTTCCTTGCTGTCAATACAGAGCAATCCCTTGCCAGACATATTGCCGATATGACAAGTGAAGGGTTATGTGAAGATGCTGAAACAGAGCTCTATTACAAATGGGGAATTTCCGAATTTCAATATGGCGAGCATTCGCATTTCAATCATATCAGCCGTTTTTTATATGCACAGGATAATGTATACCAATATAAAGATGAAATGGTCAAAATCATTGCCAAGGTTGTTAACGAAACCAAGGACGATATCTTCACAAAATATAATCAAACCAAAGAGGACATTACCTTCTTTGTATCCATGACCGACGATGAGCTGGCTGAGGAATTAGAAAATGAATCGGTGGCGCTGATGACAAATCATAAATTGGTTCCTGAATTCTTAGCACGCTATGATGCTGAAAGCTAA
- a CDS encoding YebC/PmpR family DNA-binding transcriptional regulator has product MGRKWNNIKEKKASKDANTSKVYAKFGVEIYVAAKKGEPDPESNRALKVVLERAKTYNVPKAIIDRALEKAKGSGDETYVELRYEGFGPSGSMIVVDALTNNVNRTAPLVRSTFSKNGGNMGVSGSVTYMFDPTAVIGVEGKSADEVMELLIEADLDVRDVLEEDEAVIVYAEPDQFHAVQEAFRSTGITEFTVAELTLLPQNYVAIPEDAQAQFEKLIDALEELDDVQQVYHNVDSEE; this is encoded by the coding sequence ATGGGTCGTAAATGGAATAATATTAAGGAAAAGAAAGCATCCAAGGATGCTAATACAAGTAAAGTCTACGCCAAGTTCGGGGTAGAAATCTATGTTGCAGCGAAGAAGGGCGAGCCTGATCCGGAATCCAACCGGGCGCTGAAGGTCGTTCTGGAGCGGGCCAAGACCTATAATGTACCGAAGGCGATTATTGACCGTGCCCTGGAAAAAGCCAAGGGCAGCGGCGATGAGACCTATGTTGAGCTGCGCTATGAAGGCTTCGGTCCAAGCGGCTCGATGATTGTAGTGGATGCGCTGACGAATAACGTCAACCGCACGGCTCCGCTGGTCCGTTCCACGTTCAGTAAGAACGGCGGCAACATGGGCGTCAGCGGATCGGTTACGTATATGTTCGATCCGACAGCGGTAATCGGGGTGGAAGGCAAATCTGCGGATGAGGTTATGGAGCTGCTGATCGAAGCAGACCTGGATGTCCGCGATGTGCTGGAAGAGGACGAGGCGGTAATCGTGTATGCTGAGCCGGACCAGTTCCATGCGGTACAGGAAGCCTTCCGCAGTACGGGAATCACGGAATTCACCGTAGCCGAGCTGACGCTGCTCCCGCAGAACTATGTAGCTATTCCTGAAGATGCGCAGGCACAGTTCGAGAAGCTGATCGATGCGCTCGAAGAATTGGACGATGTACAGCAGGTCTACCACAACGTGGATTCAGAAGAATAG
- a CDS encoding 5-methyltetrahydropteroyltriglutamate--homocysteine S-methyltransferase, producing MSSPVIGSTRNAPPFRYDIVGSFLRTEEIKNARSLYAEGELTEGQLQEIETVEIRKLLEQEKALGLHAVTDGEFRRSWWHLDFFLGIEGTGKITLGGTPGATKEQVNRAESFRITGKIAFGDHPMVAEFRSLQQMAGETMAKMTIPSPSLFHFVQEYNGNEIYSDTEALYGDIIQVYRTAIQAFYDAGCRYLQLDDTTWGTLCSGRHRAHLRSRGVDPDQLAKDYVRLINESIAGRPADMTIALHVCRGNLRSTWFAAGGYGPVAEELFSNTNVDAFFLEYDNERSGDFEPLRFIRDQFVVLGLVTTKHGGLESKEQLIARIEEAAQYVDINKLCLSTQCGFASSEEGNILTEEEQWDKLRLVIETANEVWV from the coding sequence ATGAGCAGTCCAGTGATCGGATCGACAAGAAACGCACCGCCCTTCCGCTACGACATTGTCGGGAGCTTCCTGCGTACAGAGGAGATCAAGAATGCGCGCAGCCTATATGCGGAAGGTGAACTAACTGAGGGACAACTGCAGGAAATTGAGACTGTGGAGATTCGGAAGCTGCTGGAGCAGGAGAAGGCGCTTGGGCTGCATGCGGTCACAGACGGCGAATTCCGCCGTTCCTGGTGGCATCTGGACTTCTTCCTGGGGATCGAGGGTACTGGAAAGATCACTCTTGGCGGTACTCCCGGCGCTACCAAAGAACAGGTGAACCGCGCCGAGAGCTTCAGGATTACCGGTAAAATCGCCTTCGGGGACCATCCTATGGTCGCGGAATTCCGCAGCTTGCAGCAGATGGCCGGAGAGACCATGGCCAAAATGACGATTCCTTCCCCCTCTTTGTTCCATTTCGTGCAGGAGTATAACGGCAACGAGATTTATTCCGATACCGAAGCGCTGTATGGGGATATCATTCAGGTGTACCGGACGGCGATTCAGGCCTTCTATGATGCCGGTTGCCGTTATCTGCAGCTGGACGATACCACCTGGGGGACGCTGTGCAGCGGTCGTCATCGTGCACATCTGCGCAGCAGGGGCGTTGACCCGGATCAGCTGGCAAAAGACTACGTCCGGCTGATCAACGAGAGCATTGCCGGCCGCCCGGCGGACATGACCATTGCCCTGCATGTATGCCGGGGCAATCTCCGCTCGACCTGGTTCGCCGCCGGAGGGTACGGGCCGGTCGCCGAGGAGCTGTTCTCGAATACGAACGTGGACGCGTTCTTCCTCGAATACGACAATGAACGCTCCGGCGACTTCGAGCCGCTGCGCTTCATCCGGGACCAGTTCGTGGTGCTGGGACTGGTGACCACCAAGCATGGCGGTCTGGAGAGCAAAGAGCAGCTCATCGCGCGTATCGAAGAAGCAGCACAGTACGTAGACATCAACAAGCTTTGCCTCAGCACACAATGCGGCTTCGCCTCTTCGGAGGAAGGCAACATTTTGACGGAAGAAGAGCAGTGGGATAAGCTGCGGCTGGTGATTGAGACGGCGAATGAGGTTTGGGTGTAG
- a CDS encoding GNAT family N-acetyltransferase, whose translation MSISITVRRMKSEDITGIHEGLAPHDVSKPLEYIEQCWEENEGGKRLTLVALRENEFAGWGHIVYSSHYPYFAENHIPEIQNLDVIPPMRKCGIGSVLMDELEAEAFAGFDTVGIGFGLYDSYGTAQRLYIKRGYVPDGRGLMYDNLPAVPGSQVRVDDELTLYLTKSR comes from the coding sequence ATGAGTATTTCTATAACGGTCCGCCGGATGAAGTCCGAGGACATTACAGGGATACATGAAGGGCTGGCTCCGCATGATGTCAGCAAACCTTTAGAGTATATTGAACAATGCTGGGAAGAGAACGAAGGGGGAAAGCGGCTTACGCTCGTAGCCCTGCGTGAGAATGAGTTTGCTGGCTGGGGACATATCGTCTATAGCTCTCACTACCCTTATTTTGCCGAGAATCACATTCCTGAGATCCAGAATCTTGATGTGATTCCTCCTATGCGCAAGTGCGGCATCGGCAGTGTGTTGATGGACGAACTCGAAGCAGAAGCCTTCGCCGGATTTGACACGGTTGGTATTGGTTTCGGACTGTATGACAGCTATGGTACAGCGCAAAGGCTGTACATCAAGCGGGGCTATGTCCCGGATGGCCGGGGACTTATGTATGACAACCTGCCCGCAGTTCCTGGAAGCCAGGTTCGGGTGGATGATGAGCTCACGCTATACTTGACAAAATCAAGATAG